Sequence from the Thalassoglobus sp. JC818 genome:
TGTTCCAGATGGTCCGCAATGCCGATGGCGAACTTGAGACACACGGCGAAGGTCGTGAAAAGGTCGTTGTCCTCCAGGCTCAGCAGGGAATTCACACACAGAGTGGCAACCATCAGCCAACGATTCCGTACTTCCTTCTCGTCGCAGCGGGTTTGGGAATCTTTGGAGGGTGTATTGGTAAGAGTGCCCAGTTCCCGCTTCAAACCTGGCTTCCGGATGCGATGGAAGGTCCGACTCCGGTGTCTGCACTCGTGCACTCTGCAACGATGGTTGCAGCTGGGGTCTATCTCGTCGGTCGATTTTATCCGATGTTCACACCGGAAGTTCTGCTCGTCATTGCGTATACCGGCTGTATCACATTGTTCGTTGGGGCGACCATTGCTGTGGTTGCTACCGACATCAAAAAGGTCCTGGCTTATTCAACAATCAGTCAGCTCGGTTACATGATGCTGGCATTGGGAGTCGGTGGATGGCTCGCTGGGCTCTTCCATCTGATCACTCACGCGTTCTTTAAGTCGTTGATGTTCCTCTGTTCGGGAAGCGTGATTCACGGATGTCACCACGAACAAGAGATGACGAAGATGGGTGGCCTGGCCAAGAAAATGCCGATCACCTGTTGGACAATGTTCATCGGCGTCGTGGCGATTAGCGGACTCGCGATTCCATTCCTCGGCATTCCGAAACTGGGAGCGATTGCGTTCTCGGGTTACCACTCGAAAGATGCGATCGTGGCTGCGGGAATGACATTCTCCTCGCTGAACCCAATTCACTCGCTGCTGTTCTTCGTGCCATTGATCACTGCGGGAATCACCGCGTTCTACATGTTCCGAATGTGGTTCATGACATTCTTTGGGAAACCAAAAGATCAACACGTTTACGACCACGCTCACGAATCACCTCGCGTCATGACCACACCACTCTTGGTGTTGTCGTTCTTCGCGATGTTTTGTGCGATCGGTGGCGAGAACGGTCCGCTGGCTCAATTGATTCTGACGACTGAGCCAGCCCATGTTGCGGAAGGTGCCATGGAAGCCGGTCACATCGGATTAAACCTTCCGGGACATCATCAGATTCATGAGTTCCATGCGAGTGCCGGTGCTGTCGCGCTCTTGGTCGCATTCGGTGGGACAATCCTGGCCTATCTGTTTTACGGACTTGGTGTCGTTGACACCGCATCGATGCAAAAACAGTTCGGGGGCGTTCACGAGTTCCTCCGAGAAAAGTGGATGTTCGACGAGCTTTACGAATGGATGTGGGTTCGTCCGACCATAGTTGTGGCGACGTGGGCAGCGGCTTTTGATCGCTGCGTACTCGACCGTTTCCTCGGATTTCTCGCCGGGATGGTCGTGTCGATCTCCAATTGGGATCGACGATTCGATGAAGCTGTTGTGGACCGACTGGTGAATGCCGTCGGAGAAGCGACTTCAACAGTCGGACGATCGTTGCGGTATGTCCAGACAGGGCGGCTCCGTCAATACGTCATGTTTATTGCTGTCAGTGTTGTGATGCTGTTTTTTGTGTTGTTTGCTTACCTGCCTCGATAGGTTGTTTGCGATTTACTTCCGACCTTCCGGTCTGCCAGATTCACTGAATAAATCAAGCCATGTCTAATCCAGCATTTTTACTGAGCGCAACGATCTTTCTGCCCACGCTGGGTGCGCTGTTTCTGATGGTCTTCGATAAGAAGGCTGAAGACGCAATGCGCAACTTTGCGTTGGTGATCACTGCGGTGACATTTGGATTGACTCTGTTGATCCTTCAGCAGTTCGATCGCTCGGAAGGTGGAATCCAGATGGCTGTGTCCATCCCCTGGGTTCCGACCTGGAATATCAACTACCAGCTGGGGGTCGACGGTCTGAGTCTGCCGCTAGTCTTGTTGACCGGTTTGAT
This genomic interval carries:
- the nuoL gene encoding NADH-quinone oxidoreductase subunit L; translated protein: MMSPEFYSEVGNLLMWLLTAAWLLPLLGFVIEIFGGYWSERTSKTPAYLAVGCIGSGFLLSLVALFTWVDAADLNLWHFGDTEAVVAHHEGDAPEAGHDDAHSHDHDDHSHAHGDHADAHHDDDQHGDDHHGGHVSHANDPFKTAFAGTFYRLGKYGSLDITLDWYIDGLTVAMFAMVTLIATCIHIFAIGYMSDELTEHYEDHFVHTHDGGHFHRIGRFYRFFAYLSLFCFAMLGLVLAGNIFQVFIFWELVGVCSYLLIGFYVERKSASTAANKAFIMNRVGDFGFLIGLMILWTWFGVFQFAETNPDTVGSAGLFQMVRNADGELETHGEGREKVVVLQAQQGIHTQSGNHQPTIPYFLLVAAGLGIFGGCIGKSAQFPLQTWLPDAMEGPTPVSALVHSATMVAAGVYLVGRFYPMFTPEVLLVIAYTGCITLFVGATIAVVATDIKKVLAYSTISQLGYMMLALGVGGWLAGLFHLITHAFFKSLMFLCSGSVIHGCHHEQEMTKMGGLAKKMPITCWTMFIGVVAISGLAIPFLGIPKLGAIAFSGYHSKDAIVAAGMTFSSLNPIHSLLFFVPLITAGITAFYMFRMWFMTFFGKPKDQHVYDHAHESPRVMTTPLLVLSFFAMFCAIGGENGPLAQLILTTEPAHVAEGAMEAGHIGLNLPGHHQIHEFHASAGAVALLVAFGGTILAYLFYGLGVVDTASMQKQFGGVHEFLREKWMFDELYEWMWVRPTIVVATWAAAFDRCVLDRFLGFLAGMVVSISNWDRRFDEAVVDRLVNAVGEATSTVGRSLRYVQTGRLRQYVMFIAVSVVMLFFVLFAYLPR